The following coding sequences lie in one Vicinamibacteria bacterium genomic window:
- a CDS encoding tetratricopeptide repeat protein, whose amino-acid sequence MRLAWSTLWARATEPWRAGASNRHGVYDLLFVLGLAALGWSFLVGTRELVAAGGLPEFLPNPLAQASRLAERGLLDRAVGQGRMATLIDPSSPTTWYTLGQFLTKTGRYDDAEQALERALAIDPGLAEAWIAWGDIALDRDRPHEAVERYSKAVAREPRNVAAHNGLGIALDSLGQLDLAIDHFATAAAATSDPAIRANLERARARRLQGTASPLSTPQP is encoded by the coding sequence TTGAGACTAGCCTGGTCGACCCTTTGGGCGCGCGCGACCGAGCCTTGGCGAGCGGGCGCCTCCAACCGACACGGGGTCTACGATCTCCTCTTCGTGCTTGGCCTCGCCGCCCTCGGCTGGTCATTCTTGGTGGGGACACGTGAGTTGGTGGCCGCAGGGGGTCTTCCTGAGTTTCTGCCCAACCCGCTCGCTCAAGCGAGCCGCCTAGCCGAGCGCGGCCTGCTCGACCGCGCGGTGGGCCAGGGCCGCATGGCAACCCTCATCGACCCCTCGTCTCCGACTACTTGGTACACATTGGGCCAGTTCCTCACCAAAACCGGCCGCTACGATGACGCGGAGCAGGCTCTTGAGCGCGCCCTCGCAATCGACCCCGGGCTCGCGGAGGCCTGGATCGCTTGGGGCGATATCGCCCTGGACCGGGATCGCCCGCACGAAGCCGTAGAGCGCTATTCGAAGGCCGTCGCCCGAGAGCCGCGAAACGTGGCCGCCCACAACGGCCTCGGCATCGCCCTGGACTCTCTGGGCCAGTTGGACCTCGCGATCGATCACTTCGCGACCGCCGCAGCCGCGACTAGCGATCCTGCCATCCGCGCCAACCTGGAGCGCGCGAGGGCGAGGCGGCTCCAAGGCACGGCCAGCCCCCTCTCCACTCCCCAACCCTAA
- the rffA gene encoding dTDP-4-amino-4,6-dideoxygalactose transaminase yields MSRSGSGVAFHAPWFDESEEQRVLQALGGRIAGDGPFCRRVEERLARLLGARRVLLTTSCTHALELALLALGIGRGQEVICPSFTFVSTANAILRVGARPVFADIEDRTLGLDPGDLERRLSPRTAAVLPVHYAGVAPDMDAILALARAHRLRVVEDAAQALGASFRGKALGTLGDAGCLSFHETKNITCGEGGALVLDEAETAARAEIIREKGTNRSAFLRGEVDKYTWVAEGSSYILSEVLAALLDAQLDKFAEIQARRAKVAARYQAGLETWARSHGVRLPTPVPERQGNHHIFYLLFPDEASRDACLQALRAGGVMASFHYVPLHSSPHGRALGLDRGDLPVTERVAGTLLRLPLHPLLADEDVDRVIAAVVASSA; encoded by the coding sequence ATGAGTCGCTCCGGCTCTGGTGTGGCCTTCCACGCTCCTTGGTTCGACGAGTCCGAGGAGCAGCGCGTCCTCCAGGCTTTGGGCGGCCGCATCGCCGGTGACGGGCCGTTCTGCCGCCGGGTCGAAGAGCGGCTGGCCCGGCTCTTGGGGGCTCGGCGCGTCCTCCTCACCACATCCTGTACCCACGCCCTCGAGCTCGCCCTCCTGGCCTTGGGCATTGGTCGCGGTCAGGAGGTCATCTGTCCCTCCTTCACTTTCGTCTCCACCGCCAACGCCATACTCCGGGTAGGGGCGAGGCCCGTGTTCGCCGACATCGAGGACCGCACCCTGGGCCTCGACCCGGGGGATCTAGAACGCCGCCTCAGCCCCCGCACCGCCGCTGTCCTTCCCGTGCACTACGCCGGCGTCGCTCCCGATATGGATGCCATTCTCGCCCTTGCCCGCGCTCACCGCCTGCGGGTGGTGGAGGATGCGGCGCAGGCCCTGGGGGCGTCATTCCGGGGCAAGGCCTTGGGAACTCTGGGTGACGCGGGCTGCTTGAGCTTTCACGAAACCAAGAACATCACCTGCGGAGAGGGCGGGGCCCTGGTCCTCGACGAGGCCGAGACGGCGGCGCGGGCGGAGATCATCCGGGAGAAGGGCACGAACCGGAGCGCTTTCCTGCGCGGCGAGGTCGACAAGTACACCTGGGTCGCGGAAGGGAGTAGCTACATCCTCTCCGAGGTGCTGGCCGCTCTCCTGGATGCCCAGTTGGACAAGTTCGCCGAGATCCAGGCCCGACGAGCCAAAGTGGCCGCTCGCTACCAGGCCGGCCTCGAGACTTGGGCCCGCTCGCACGGCGTTCGGCTTCCCACCCCGGTCCCCGAGCGCCAGGGCAACCATCACATCTTCTACCTGCTCTTTCCCGACGAGGCGAGCCGAGACGCGTGCCTGCAGGCTCTGCGCGCGGGGGGTGTGATGGCGTCCTTTCACTACGTGCCCCTCCACTCTTCGCCCCATGGTCGCGCTTTGGGCTTGGACCGAGGGGACCTGCCCGTCACGGAGCGCGTAGCCGGCACCCTCCTGCGGCTGCCCCTTCACCCCCTCCTGGCGGACGAGGACGTGGACCGGGTCATCGCCGCCGTCGTCGCCAGCTCGGCCTGA
- a CDS encoding fused MFS/spermidine synthase produces MTSAAWRVAPLLFLSGLCALVYQIAWLREFRLIFGASTAASAAVLAIFIGGLGLGGLLLGRLADRHPRPLWLYARLETLVALSSAVTPGLFWLVRQAYVRLGGTLALSVWGGTAVRLALAGLVLAIPTLLMGGTLPAAARSVATAKDEGRLSLALLYGVNTLGAVAGCFIATFLMLEVFGTRSTLWLACLVNLAVAVLARQVARTQPPEGAFSEREEVPLLPPAPVGFVLTAAAVVGFAFFLMELVWYRMLGPILGGSVYTFGLILAVALLGIGLGGTAYSLLGRAGPATLVGFAYTCVLEALCLALPYALGDRVAILALLLRPLGAVALFWGQVLAWSVICLLVVMPAAFVAGIQFPMLVALLGKGKKDVARQIGLAYAWNTMGAIAGSLAGGFGLVPLLSAPGAWRATAAGLGAFGLVAVGVAARKEGDRRRLLIPVTLAILVGVMLQGRGPTAAWRHSGIGVGRSLQTFDSPNELHRWLNYQRRMVLWEADGVESSVALEAGNPGLAFVINGKVDGNARGDAPTTVMSAMVGALLHPRPRRSMVIGLGTGETAGWLAVVPSMERTDVVELEPRLLDVARACRVANQDLMANPRVHITVGDARETLLVSREKYDLVFSEPSNPYRAGIASLFTREYYDAISRRMDEESIFLQWVQAYDVDARTVRTIYATLTSVFPQVETWQVGGADLLLVASKKPLVYDAASLRQRLAQEPYRSAVRSTWRVTDLEGWLSFFVATSSFARSAAAGAHDLINTDDLNHVEFGFARTVGRAGLFSINELRDLARARDEDRPEVGGGVDWQRVEDARLAFYPRPGQAPFIQGRLSAEQRRLATALAHYQGGDMTSALASWRATGRDPRSPDELALVASGLAEAADDGALPYIAGLRAFQPVEADGILARLLARQGRGEEATRALEAALGRFHEDPWASPVLTVASLRLATEVGSQDPALASRLFQRVREPFALYADEDDRLPTMAALLSRLSLTSSCAEALRPLEPHVLWNLNWLLLRRDCYAATRDPLAREAGIDLAEYLRYEPVKFAIDRVQGASGPGASPLPTERRELPADSGGSPADARR; encoded by the coding sequence ATGACCTCGGCGGCCTGGCGGGTCGCTCCCCTCCTGTTCCTGTCCGGCCTGTGCGCCCTCGTCTATCAGATTGCCTGGCTCCGGGAGTTCCGGCTTATCTTTGGGGCGTCGACGGCGGCCTCGGCCGCCGTGCTCGCGATCTTCATCGGGGGCCTGGGGCTGGGGGGCCTGCTTCTGGGTCGCCTCGCGGATCGCCACCCCCGACCGCTCTGGCTTTATGCCCGCCTAGAGACCCTCGTGGCCCTGTCCAGCGCCGTCACCCCGGGTCTCTTTTGGCTGGTCCGCCAGGCCTACGTCCGCCTGGGGGGCACCTTGGCCCTGAGCGTTTGGGGGGGGACGGCGGTCCGATTGGCCCTCGCCGGCCTCGTGCTCGCCATACCCACCCTCCTCATGGGAGGAACCCTCCCCGCCGCCGCCCGCAGCGTTGCCACTGCCAAGGATGAGGGGCGCCTGAGCCTGGCCCTGCTCTATGGTGTGAATACCCTGGGCGCGGTCGCCGGATGCTTCATCGCGACCTTCCTCATGCTTGAAGTCTTCGGCACCCGCTCGACACTCTGGCTGGCCTGCCTCGTCAACCTGGCGGTAGCGGTGCTCGCCCGGCAAGTGGCCAGGACGCAACCGCCCGAGGGCGCCTTTTCCGAGCGTGAGGAGGTCCCTCTGCTCCCCCCCGCCCCGGTCGGGTTCGTCCTGACCGCGGCGGCGGTGGTCGGCTTCGCGTTCTTCCTGATGGAACTCGTCTGGTACCGGATGCTCGGTCCCATCCTCGGGGGTAGCGTCTACACCTTCGGGCTCATCCTGGCCGTGGCTCTCCTCGGCATCGGTCTGGGAGGAACGGCCTACTCCCTCCTGGGCCGCGCGGGGCCCGCCACGCTGGTCGGGTTTGCCTACACCTGCGTCCTGGAAGCCCTCTGTCTGGCCCTGCCCTACGCCTTGGGCGACCGAGTGGCTATTCTGGCCCTTCTCCTCCGCCCTCTGGGCGCAGTGGCCCTGTTCTGGGGCCAGGTCCTCGCCTGGAGCGTGATCTGCCTGCTCGTGGTGATGCCCGCAGCCTTCGTGGCCGGGATCCAGTTTCCGATGCTGGTGGCCCTCTTGGGCAAGGGGAAGAAGGACGTCGCCCGGCAGATCGGTTTGGCGTATGCGTGGAACACGATGGGCGCCATTGCCGGCTCTCTAGCCGGCGGCTTCGGGCTGGTCCCCCTCCTTTCGGCACCCGGAGCCTGGCGCGCCACGGCCGCAGGCTTGGGAGCCTTCGGCCTCGTGGCCGTCGGCGTCGCGGCGCGAAAGGAAGGCGATCGACGGCGCCTCCTGATCCCGGTGACCCTCGCCATCCTCGTGGGCGTGATGCTCCAGGGAAGGGGCCCCACGGCGGCGTGGCGCCATAGCGGCATCGGCGTCGGACGGAGCCTCCAGACATTTGACTCCCCCAACGAGCTCCACCGGTGGCTCAATTACCAGCGCCGCATGGTGCTGTGGGAGGCAGACGGGGTCGAGAGCAGCGTGGCCCTCGAGGCCGGGAATCCCGGCCTCGCCTTCGTGATCAACGGGAAAGTCGACGGCAACGCGCGGGGCGATGCCCCGACCACCGTGATGAGCGCCATGGTGGGGGCTCTGCTGCATCCCCGCCCCCGGCGATCGATGGTCATCGGGCTCGGAACGGGCGAGACCGCCGGCTGGCTGGCTGTCGTGCCGAGCATGGAGCGAACCGACGTGGTGGAGCTCGAGCCCCGCCTCCTGGACGTGGCCCGTGCCTGCCGCGTGGCGAACCAAGACCTGATGGCAAATCCCAGGGTCCACATAACCGTTGGCGACGCTCGCGAGACCCTCCTCGTGTCTCGGGAAAAGTATGACCTCGTGTTCTCCGAGCCGTCGAACCCGTACCGAGCGGGCATCGCGAGCCTATTCACGAGGGAGTACTACGACGCCATCTCGCGCCGCATGGACGAGGAGAGCATCTTTCTCCAGTGGGTCCAAGCCTACGACGTGGACGCCAGAACCGTACGAACGATCTACGCCACCCTCACCTCTGTCTTCCCCCAGGTGGAGACTTGGCAGGTCGGCGGAGCTGACTTGCTGCTCGTGGCTTCCAAGAAGCCCTTGGTCTATGACGCCGCCTCCCTCCGGCAACGCCTCGCGCAAGAGCCCTACCGGTCGGCCGTGCGGTCTACCTGGCGCGTCACCGACCTGGAGGGCTGGCTTTCCTTCTTCGTGGCCACCTCCTCCTTTGCCCGCTCCGCCGCGGCCGGCGCGCACGATCTGATCAACACCGACGACCTGAACCACGTCGAGTTCGGCTTTGCGCGCACCGTGGGGCGAGCGGGCCTCTTCAGCATCAACGAGCTCAGAGACCTCGCGCGCGCCCGGGACGAGGATCGGCCCGAGGTCGGAGGCGGAGTGGACTGGCAGAGGGTGGAAGACGCTCGGCTCGCCTTCTATCCGCGGCCGGGCCAGGCTCCCTTCATCCAGGGCCGGCTCAGCGCGGAGCAGCGGCGCTTGGCGACGGCTCTTGCTCACTATCAGGGGGGTGACATGACCTCCGCCCTGGCATCCTGGCGGGCCACGGGACGCGACCCGCGGTCCCCCGACGAGCTGGCCCTGGTGGCGAGCGGCCTGGCGGAGGCGGCAGACGATGGAGCTCTCCCCTACATTGCGGGCCTTCGGGCCTTTCAGCCCGTGGAGGCCGATGGCATCCTGGCCCGTCTTCTGGCGCGACAGGGCCGCGGGGAGGAGGCGACGCGGGCCCTAGAAGCGGCCCTAGGGCGATTCCATGAAGACCCCTGGGCGTCGCCCGTGCTCACCGTCGCCTCCCTGCGGTTGGCCACCGAGGTAGGGAGCCAGGATCCCGCTCTTGCCTCGCGTTTGTTCCAGAGGGTCCGGGAGCCCTTCGCGCTCTATGCCGACGAAGACGACCGCCTGCCGACCATGGCTGCGCTCCTTTCTCGCCTGAGCCTGACCTCCAGCTGTGCGGAAGCACTCCGGCCTCTCGAACCTCATGTCCTCTGGAACCTGAATTGGCTCCTGCTGCGCCGCGACTGCTATGCCGCCACCCGGGATCCTCTGGCTCGAGAGGCGGGCATCGACCTCGCGGAGTACCTGCGTTATGAGCCTGTGAAGTTCGCCATCGACCGCGTTCAAGGAGCAAGCGGGCCGGGAGCGAGTCCCCTCCCCACCGAGCGGCGCGAGTTGCCGGCCGACAGCGGCGGGAGTCCGGCGGACGCCCGTCGCTGA
- a CDS encoding acyltransferase, translating into MKALDEIGWARATRFAFFSVAFLPYRLALFPPLRTAWLRLLGARIGARVVLHDVRFFNLYRRGIRGFTVGDDCFLGGECLLDLAEGICLEDQVTLAERVLILTHTNVGYRDHPLQRHFPPVAAPVIIGRGSFLGANVTVLPGVRIGEGSFVAAGSVVTADVPAHTLVAGIPAKALRTLE; encoded by the coding sequence TTGAAGGCTCTCGATGAGATCGGTTGGGCTCGGGCGACGCGGTTTGCCTTCTTCAGTGTCGCCTTCCTTCCCTACCGACTGGCCCTCTTTCCCCCCCTTAGAACCGCCTGGCTCCGCCTTCTGGGGGCAAGAATCGGGGCCCGCGTGGTCCTGCACGACGTCCGCTTCTTCAATCTCTATCGTCGCGGGATCCGTGGCTTCACGGTGGGTGACGACTGCTTTCTGGGCGGGGAGTGCTTGCTGGACCTCGCCGAGGGCATCTGCCTGGAGGATCAGGTCACCCTGGCCGAGCGGGTTCTGATCCTCACCCACACCAACGTGGGCTACCGTGACCATCCTCTCCAGCGCCACTTCCCGCCGGTGGCGGCGCCGGTCATCATCGGCCGCGGGTCTTTCCTCGGCGCCAACGTGACCGTACTGCCCGGGGTCCGCATCGGCGAGGGCTCGTTCGTGGCCGCGGGCAGTGTCGTGACCGCGGACGTGCCGGCGCACACGCTGGTGGCGGGCATACCCGCAAAGGCCCTCCGGACCCTCGAGTGA
- a CDS encoding ATPase, T2SS/T4P/T4SS family, giving the protein MPVKLGELLLKENMVTPQQLQEALGHQKMNGGKLGKAFVSLGYVKDEEITSLLSRQYGVPSINLDHFEVDPAIIKIIPAETSRKYQILPLSRSGATLTIAMADPTNVFAMDDIKFMTGYNVEPVVASETSLDEAIEKYYGSTRSLELRREAGGGGGGGGGGGGGYPMLGGNTPSLKDVMDSPGLTMDDMASVGLSEVDLDSMADAEADVETVKTEDDEIDLGNLAKSSEAAPVIKLSNVLLIDSLKRGASDIHIEPYEKEFRVRFRIDGVLYNVMALPMKLKDPLISRIKIMAKLDISEKRLPQDGRIKIKMKVEDRSRDLDFRVSSLPTLWGEKIVLRLLDRTKLMLDMTKLGFETDSLDRFKKAIAKPYGIVLVTGPTGSGKTNTLYSAIAALNKPDTNIMTAEDPVEFNLPGINQVQIRDNIGLNFAAALRSFLRQDPNIILVGEIRDYETAEIAVKAALTGHLVLSTLHTNDAPSTVSRLVNMGIEPFLVGTAVNLIQAQRLIRRVCNNCKGEVTDIPSKTLIEVGFSPEQVGAFKLYKGRGCGVCNGTGYKGRVGLYEVMEISEGIRDLIMVGATAVEIKRKALEEGMLTLRQSGLEKIRAGITTIEEVLRETVL; this is encoded by the coding sequence ATGCCCGTTAAGCTCGGCGAATTGCTGCTGAAGGAGAACATGGTCACACCGCAGCAGCTCCAGGAAGCGCTCGGTCACCAGAAAATGAACGGGGGCAAGCTCGGCAAAGCCTTCGTGTCCCTCGGCTACGTCAAGGACGAGGAGATCACGAGCCTGCTCTCGCGCCAGTACGGAGTCCCCTCCATCAATCTGGATCATTTCGAGGTGGACCCCGCCATCATAAAGATCATTCCTGCGGAGACTTCCCGGAAATACCAGATCCTTCCCCTTTCTCGCTCCGGGGCCACCCTCACCATTGCCATGGCCGACCCCACCAACGTCTTCGCCATGGACGACATCAAGTTCATGACGGGGTACAACGTGGAGCCGGTGGTGGCCTCCGAGACCTCCCTCGACGAGGCGATCGAGAAGTATTACGGCTCGACCCGCTCGCTGGAGCTGCGGCGGGAGGCAGGTGGGGGCGGGGGCGGGGGTGGGGGCGGGGGCGGCGGCTACCCCATGCTGGGCGGGAACACGCCCAGTCTGAAGGACGTGATGGACAGCCCCGGCCTCACCATGGACGACATGGCCTCGGTCGGTCTGTCCGAAGTGGACCTCGACTCCATGGCGGATGCGGAGGCGGACGTGGAGACGGTGAAGACCGAGGACGACGAGATCGACCTCGGGAACCTCGCCAAGTCCTCGGAGGCGGCCCCTGTCATCAAGCTCAGCAACGTTCTCCTCATAGACTCCCTGAAGCGGGGGGCTTCGGACATCCACATCGAGCCCTACGAGAAGGAGTTCCGGGTACGGTTCCGGATCGATGGCGTCCTCTACAACGTCATGGCCTTGCCCATGAAGCTGAAGGATCCCCTGATCTCGCGCATCAAGATCATGGCCAAGCTCGACATCTCGGAGAAGCGCCTGCCCCAGGACGGCCGCATCAAGATCAAGATGAAGGTCGAGGACCGGAGCCGGGACTTGGACTTCCGGGTTTCCAGCCTACCCACCCTCTGGGGCGAGAAGATCGTCCTGCGCCTTCTCGACCGCACCAAGCTCATGCTGGACATGACCAAGCTGGGCTTCGAAACGGATTCCCTGGACAGGTTCAAGAAGGCCATCGCGAAGCCCTACGGGATCGTGCTCGTCACCGGCCCCACCGGATCCGGCAAGACCAACACGCTCTACTCCGCCATCGCCGCCCTGAACAAGCCCGACACCAACATCATGACCGCCGAGGATCCGGTAGAGTTCAACCTGCCCGGCATCAACCAAGTCCAGATCCGCGACAACATAGGCCTCAACTTCGCCGCCGCCCTGAGGTCCTTCCTCCGCCAGGATCCCAACATCATCCTGGTAGGGGAGATCCGGGACTACGAGACGGCGGAGATTGCGGTCAAGGCCGCCCTCACCGGCCACTTGGTGCTCTCCACCCTGCACACCAACGACGCGCCCTCCACCGTCTCCCGTCTCGTGAACATGGGCATCGAGCCCTTCCTGGTGGGAACGGCGGTGAACCTCATCCAGGCCCAGCGCCTCATCCGCCGGGTCTGCAACAACTGCAAGGGCGAGGTCACGGACATCCCCTCCAAGACGCTGATCGAAGTGGGCTTCAGCCCCGAGCAGGTGGGTGCCTTCAAGCTGTACAAGGGCCGGGGATGCGGGGTCTGCAACGGGACGGGCTACAAGGGCCGGGTCGGTCTCTACGAGGTCATGGAGATCTCGGAAGGAATCCGCGACCTCATCATGGTGGGCGCGACGGCGGTGGAGATCAAGCGCAAGGCCCTCGAGGAGGGGATGCTCACCCTGCGCCAGAGCGGCCTCGAGAAGATCAGAGCCGGGATCACGACCATAGAGGAAGTGCTCCGGGAGACCGTGCTCTAA
- a CDS encoding acyltransferase family protein, with translation MSDSAGPRPATGGDYRPSLDGLRAIAILMVIAYHDYALRGGFLGVDVFFVLSGFLITSILLREWATSGSIQLPRFYLRRFLRLAPALCLFVFVVWAVTHWIQPGLSGLLSGRWAVLALLYISNVAIAFGREYPLGEVSICWSLALEEQFYLLWPLSLRTLLRRRLSRNAIALILAAFVAGALGLRYLLLASHPGDPGLWLRVYFGPDTRGDGLLMGCMLALLFRHPPSGRLASATVLGGAAGAGVLAYLAFTRDIADFVAHPLLFSVSAAAAVLVILGALTPGLLKRALELPLLVWVGQLSYSLYLWHSVSISILVREGPMRQHALMFGLAAASHYLLERPVLDLNRRFGALRRPHPRFFPKRGADPAEPRRDDRGPLLPLAAGTLGLGVALALGFVRFSGRPLPGLELSPLVQARERMDDGENARAVMLYRAAVSLDPGDGSVFAEMADAMSRAGDAAGAVAASRRALLGRPRDPMRHVGLGRALAAAGSREEARGSFLRALALDPRQADAHLGLGSLALDQEQLREAIQELSLSVALRPENAVAQSELGVALALAGDFGEAIRHFSLSLALRPDPAVEANLERARRDLAGPRASPSP, from the coding sequence ATGTCGGATAGCGCGGGGCCGAGACCCGCCACCGGGGGCGACTACCGACCATCGCTGGACGGTCTGCGCGCGATCGCCATCCTGATGGTCATCGCCTATCACGACTACGCGCTCAGGGGGGGCTTTCTCGGCGTCGACGTGTTCTTCGTCTTGAGCGGCTTCCTCATTACGTCCATCCTGCTTCGGGAATGGGCCACCTCGGGATCGATTCAGCTTCCGAGGTTCTACCTCCGTCGCTTCCTCCGGCTGGCCCCGGCCCTGTGCCTCTTTGTCTTCGTGGTCTGGGCCGTGACCCACTGGATCCAGCCAGGGCTGTCTGGGCTACTCAGCGGGCGGTGGGCGGTCCTGGCCCTCCTCTACATCTCGAATGTGGCCATCGCCTTCGGGCGCGAGTACCCCCTGGGGGAAGTTTCGATCTGCTGGTCCCTGGCCCTCGAGGAACAGTTCTACCTCCTCTGGCCACTGAGTCTGCGGACGCTCCTCCGTCGGCGTCTTTCCCGGAATGCCATCGCATTGATCCTTGCGGCATTCGTGGCCGGCGCCCTCGGGCTCCGCTACCTACTCCTAGCCAGTCATCCGGGGGACCCCGGCCTGTGGCTTCGCGTCTATTTCGGCCCCGACACGCGGGGGGACGGGTTGCTGATGGGCTGCATGCTGGCGCTGCTCTTCCGCCATCCGCCCTCCGGTCGTCTGGCCTCGGCGACGGTGTTGGGCGGGGCGGCCGGCGCCGGGGTCCTGGCCTACCTCGCCTTCACCCGGGACATCGCGGACTTCGTGGCGCACCCCCTTCTCTTCTCGGTGAGCGCTGCCGCCGCCGTCCTCGTTATCTTGGGCGCCCTCACCCCTGGCCTCCTGAAGCGAGCGCTCGAGCTGCCGCTTCTCGTCTGGGTCGGCCAGCTCTCTTACAGCCTGTACCTGTGGCACTCCGTGAGCATCAGCATCCTCGTGCGTGAGGGCCCGATGCGCCAACACGCCCTCATGTTCGGTCTGGCCGCGGCCTCCCACTACTTGCTCGAGCGCCCGGTTCTTGACCTCAACCGTCGATTCGGAGCCTTGCGACGCCCGCATCCGCGGTTCTTTCCGAAGCGCGGGGCGGATCCCGCCGAGCCTCGGCGGGACGACAGAGGCCCGCTCCTACCCCTCGCGGCGGGAACTTTGGGGCTGGGCGTGGCCCTGGCTCTGGGGTTCGTTCGTTTCAGCGGGCGCCCGTTGCCGGGCCTCGAACTGAGCCCCTTGGTGCAGGCCCGCGAGCGGATGGATGACGGTGAGAACGCCCGCGCGGTTATGCTCTATCGTGCGGCCGTGTCCCTTGATCCCGGCGACGGGAGCGTGTTTGCGGAGATGGCGGATGCGATGTCCCGGGCGGGTGATGCCGCCGGAGCGGTCGCCGCCTCGCGCCGCGCCCTGCTTGGACGCCCACGGGATCCGATGCGCCACGTCGGGCTGGGACGCGCGCTGGCCGCGGCGGGCAGTCGCGAAGAAGCCCGCGGCTCGTTCCTCCGAGCCCTTGCGCTCGATCCGCGCCAGGCGGACGCCCACCTCGGACTGGGATCGCTGGCCTTGGATCAGGAGCAGCTAAGGGAGGCCATCCAGGAGCTCTCGCTCTCGGTTGCCCTCCGCCCGGAAAACGCGGTGGCTCAGAGCGAGCTGGGCGTAGCCCTCGCCCTCGCCGGTGACTTCGGAGAGGCCATTCGGCATTTCTCATTGTCCCTTGCCCTCCGGCCCGACCCCGCGGTGGAGGCAAACCTCGAACGGGCTCGGCGTGATCTTGCGGGGCCGCGCGCGTCACCATCGCCCTAG
- a CDS encoding glycosyltransferase, with amino-acid sequence MALSPKISVVLACYNEQETLAANFIEIRDTLDGLGQPYEVLFVDDVSQDGTRELIHSIVKDHSDLQFQVLLHEVNQGRGATVTDGFRAARGEIAGYLDVDLEVHSRYIPSLVRAIEKGADVATVRRIYAFQVRSLDRYLMSRGYSFLVRRMLGVSVRDTETGYKFFRRLALLPVLEEIRDPGWFWDTEFMVRAQRRGLRIEEIPGAYIRRFDKASTVRGLHDSFRYFAKLLSFRRELRGAGH; translated from the coding sequence ATGGCTCTCTCCCCGAAAATCAGCGTGGTGCTGGCCTGCTACAACGAGCAAGAGACTCTGGCCGCCAACTTCATCGAGATTCGCGACACTCTGGATGGCCTTGGCCAGCCCTATGAAGTCCTCTTCGTGGACGACGTCAGCCAGGATGGAACGCGCGAGCTCATCCATTCGATTGTGAAGGATCATTCCGACCTTCAGTTTCAAGTGCTTCTGCACGAGGTCAACCAGGGCCGGGGCGCCACGGTGACCGACGGATTCCGGGCCGCGCGGGGGGAGATCGCGGGCTACCTCGACGTAGACCTCGAGGTTCACTCGCGCTACATCCCTTCTCTGGTGCGGGCCATCGAAAAGGGCGCCGACGTGGCGACGGTGCGGCGGATCTACGCCTTCCAGGTCCGCAGCCTGGACCGCTACCTCATGAGTCGCGGATATTCCTTCCTGGTGCGGCGGATGCTCGGCGTCTCCGTTCGAGATACGGAGACGGGTTACAAATTCTTCCGCCGCCTCGCCCTCCTTCCCGTTCTGGAGGAGATTCGGGACCCGGGATGGTTCTGGGACACCGAGTTCATGGTGCGTGCTCAGCGGCGGGGTCTGCGGATCGAAGAGATCCCGGGCGCCTACATCCGGCGCTTCGACAAGGCCTCGACCGTCCGCGGGTTGCACGATTCCTTTAGATACTTCGCCAAGCTCCTGTCCTTCCGACGGGAGTTGAGGGGCGCTGGGCATTGA